In the genome of Streptomyces sp. V2I9, one region contains:
- the purQ gene encoding phosphoribosylformylglycinamidine synthase subunit PurQ, whose amino-acid sequence MTTRIGVVTFPGTLDDQDALRAVRIAGAEPVSLWHRDKDLHQVDAVVLAGGFSYGDYLRAGAISRFSPVMETLIEQAKAGMPVLGICNGFQILTEAHLLPGAMLRNNHLHFICRDQSLRVENAETAWTSDYSAGQEIRVPLKNMDGRYTADERTLDELEAEGRVAFRYLDGNPNGSLRDIAGITNAAGNIVGLMPHPEHAVEPLIGTGRTDGLGFFTSIIKKLVNA is encoded by the coding sequence GTGACCACCCGTATCGGCGTCGTCACTTTTCCCGGCACCCTCGACGATCAGGACGCCCTGCGCGCCGTCCGGATCGCGGGCGCCGAGCCCGTATCCCTGTGGCACCGCGACAAGGATCTCCACCAGGTCGACGCGGTCGTGCTGGCCGGCGGTTTCTCGTACGGCGACTACCTCCGCGCCGGAGCGATTTCCCGCTTCTCGCCGGTCATGGAAACCCTCATCGAGCAGGCGAAGGCCGGGATGCCGGTCCTCGGCATCTGCAACGGGTTCCAGATCCTGACCGAGGCGCACCTGCTGCCCGGCGCCATGCTGCGCAACAACCACCTCCACTTCATCTGCCGCGACCAGAGCCTGCGGGTGGAGAACGCGGAGACCGCCTGGACCTCGGACTACAGCGCCGGCCAGGAGATCAGGGTCCCGCTCAAGAACATGGACGGCCGGTACACCGCCGACGAGCGCACGCTCGACGAGCTGGAGGCCGAGGGCCGCGTCGCCTTCCGCTACCTGGACGGCAACCCCAACGGCTCGCTCCGCGACATCGCGGGCATCACCAACGCCGCGGGCAACATCGTCGGCCTGATGCCGCACCCGGAGCACGCCGTGGAGCCGCTCATCGGCACCGGCCGCACCGACGGCCTCGGTTTCTTCACCTCGATCATCAAGAAGCTGGTCAACGCATGA
- the purS gene encoding phosphoribosylformylglycinamidine synthase subunit PurS, whose protein sequence is MARVVVDVMLKPEILDPQGQAVQRALPRLGFEGIADVRQGKRFELEVEGPVDDAALARINELAETFLANTVIEDFVVKVEEEK, encoded by the coding sequence GTGGCACGCGTCGTAGTCGACGTCATGCTCAAGCCCGAGATCCTCGACCCGCAGGGACAGGCGGTGCAGCGCGCACTGCCCCGTCTCGGCTTCGAGGGAATCGCGGACGTTCGTCAGGGAAAGCGTTTCGAGCTGGAGGTCGAGGGGCCGGTCGACGACGCCGCCCTCGCCCGCATTAACGAGCTGGCCGAGACGTTCCTCGCCAACACCGTCATCGAGGACTTCGTCGTGAAGGTGGAGGAGGAGAAGTGA
- a CDS encoding Lsr2 family protein, producing MAQRVVVTLSDDIDGGEAAETVLFALDGKTYEIDLNPANARKLRKTLAPYVAAARKQTHAGKHGRKPTSYRHTSLAPDPAAVRAWARSHRMEVPARGRIPKKVYEAFEAAG from the coding sequence GTGGCTCAGCGCGTAGTGGTGACACTCTCCGACGACATCGACGGGGGAGAGGCGGCGGAAACGGTGCTCTTCGCCCTGGACGGGAAGACGTACGAGATCGACCTCAATCCCGCCAACGCCAGAAAACTCCGGAAGACCCTGGCGCCCTACGTGGCCGCCGCCCGGAAGCAGACACATGCCGGCAAGCACGGCCGGAAGCCCACGTCCTACCGGCACACCTCCCTCGCCCCGGACCCGGCGGCCGTCCGCGCCTGGGCCCGCTCGCACCGGATGGAGGTGCCGGCCCGCGGCCGCATCCCGAAGAAGGTCTACGAAGCGTTCGAGGCGGCCGGGTGA
- a CDS encoding ABC transporter ATP-binding protein has translation MTSDDMLSDRPAATGGTTGAETVIAADGLRRSYQDGFEAVSGISFSVARGELFALLGTNGAGKTSTVELLEGLAPPTSGTVRILGHDPYRERAAVRPRTGVMLQEGGFPSDLTVLETARMWSACTTGARPAAEALEMVGLTSRTGVRVKQLSGGEKRRLDLALALTSRPEVLFLDEPTTGLDAEGRRDTWDLIRALRDGGTTVLLTTHYLEEAEALADRLAIMHQGRIVAAGTTAEVTASQPARIRFTLPDDVPAGRLPLSLRAGAEGQRIEIRTPALQEALYELLGWARESGVRLLDLDARSASLEEAFLRIAHTRLRSRADDPRGAGDGGVRNGTAKTKPKKVTA, from the coding sequence ATGACCAGCGACGACATGCTCAGCGACCGACCGGCCGCGACCGGGGGCACGACCGGCGCGGAGACGGTGATCGCGGCGGACGGGCTCCGCCGCAGCTACCAGGACGGCTTCGAGGCCGTGTCCGGGATCTCCTTCTCCGTGGCCCGCGGTGAACTGTTCGCCCTGCTCGGGACGAACGGCGCGGGCAAGACCTCGACCGTGGAACTCCTGGAGGGACTGGCGCCCCCGACCTCCGGGACGGTCCGGATCCTCGGCCACGACCCGTACCGCGAACGCGCCGCCGTCCGGCCCCGGACCGGGGTGATGCTCCAGGAGGGCGGCTTCCCCTCCGACCTCACCGTCCTGGAGACCGCGCGGATGTGGTCCGCGTGCACCACCGGCGCGCGCCCCGCCGCCGAGGCCCTGGAGATGGTCGGCCTCACGAGCCGTACCGGGGTGCGGGTCAAGCAGCTGTCCGGCGGGGAGAAGCGCCGTCTGGACCTGGCGCTCGCCCTGACCTCGCGTCCCGAGGTGCTCTTCCTGGACGAGCCGACGACGGGGCTCGACGCGGAGGGCCGGCGGGACACCTGGGACCTGATCCGGGCGCTCCGCGACGGCGGCACGACCGTCCTGCTGACCACCCACTACCTGGAGGAGGCCGAGGCGCTCGCGGACCGGCTGGCGATCATGCACCAGGGCCGGATCGTGGCGGCCGGGACGACCGCCGAGGTCACCGCCTCGCAGCCCGCGCGCATCCGGTTCACGCTGCCCGACGACGTACCGGCCGGGCGTCTTCCGCTCTCCCTGCGGGCGGGCGCGGAGGGGCAGCGGATCGAGATCCGTACCCCCGCGCTCCAGGAAGCGCTGTACGAACTGCTCGGCTGGGCACGGGAGTCGGGCGTGCGCCTGCTCGACCTCGACGCCCGCTCCGCCTCGCTGGAGGAGGCGTTCCTCCGGATCGCCCACACCCGACTGCGTTCCCGCGCCGACGACCCGCGCGGGGCCGGGGACGGCGGCGTCCGGAACGGGACGGCGAAGACGAAGCCGAAGAAGGTGACGGCATGA
- a CDS encoding ABC transporter permease, with protein MTTPTVLTDDRTAPGRSPAPPSKAAASARRLTALARAELVLLLRNRSAIFLALVLPVVMIFSIRASLRQIDLSGTGLSIAGAALTGGIGVVLLQVVYMNLVTGYVTRREELVLKRLRTGEITDREILTATAVPSIALALVQCVLLVVAGAIAFDLSAPERPEVFLAGLVVGLVMMSALAAATSALTRTVQTSQLTTLPLYFVSLFGSGIFVPLDVFPDRLASVLELLPLTGVVTLVQHGWLGGVEGGDLLTAAAVALAWTAFAVFAVQRWFRWDPRG; from the coding sequence ATGACCACGCCCACCGTCCTCACGGACGACCGCACGGCCCCCGGCCGCTCCCCCGCACCGCCCTCGAAGGCCGCCGCGTCGGCACGGCGGCTGACCGCTCTCGCCCGCGCCGAGCTGGTGCTGCTCCTGCGCAACCGGTCGGCGATCTTCCTGGCCCTGGTGCTGCCCGTCGTCATGATCTTCTCGATCCGGGCGTCGCTCCGGCAGATCGACCTGTCCGGTACCGGGCTCTCCATCGCGGGCGCGGCCCTCACCGGCGGCATCGGCGTCGTCCTCCTCCAGGTCGTCTACATGAACCTGGTCACCGGCTACGTCACCCGGCGCGAGGAACTCGTCCTCAAGCGGCTGCGTACCGGAGAGATCACCGACCGGGAGATCCTGACCGCCACCGCCGTGCCCTCGATCGCCCTGGCGCTCGTGCAGTGCGTGCTGCTCGTCGTGGCCGGCGCGATCGCCTTCGACCTGTCGGCCCCGGAGCGGCCCGAGGTGTTCCTGGCGGGCCTGGTGGTGGGCCTCGTGATGATGTCGGCGCTGGCCGCGGCGACCTCGGCGCTGACGCGGACGGTCCAGACCTCGCAGCTCACCACGTTGCCGCTGTACTTCGTCTCGCTCTTCGGCTCCGGGATCTTCGTCCCGCTGGACGTCTTCCCGGACCGGCTCGCCTCGGTACTCGAACTGCTGCCGCTGACCGGTGTGGTGACCCTCGTCCAGCACGGCTGGCTCGGCGGGGTGGAGGGCGGTGACCTGCTGACGGCCGCCGCGGTGGCGTTGGCCTGGACCGCGTTCGCGGTGTTTGCTGTGCAGCGGTGGTTCCGCTGGGACCCGCGCGGCTGA
- a CDS encoding sensor histidine kinase, giving the protein MITRVRDWRRGWHERSKLQRIDLYTRITLCTLPWIFLVTWGLLPLGKALGRGAPAVSLGAAFLAVNAAQCVLSNRNVAPAFAHYRGTEPFPRQRLRLPAVSLVVLTGLVVALAAVGAVDDAGMSLLVLDLPLAFTTPYALIVPVRRYLLHCALYAAVAVALMAAVGAPGRMLFGSAFSLLVASLLVLVSARPSAWSLTAMWQAEEARDMQARLAVAEERLRFGRDMHDVLGRNLSVIALKSELAVELAQRGNPAAVDQMVEVQRIARASQQEVRDVVRGYREADLPTELMGARSVLEAAGISVGVEGADGPAGIGAPAAVQAALGWVVRETATNVLRHGDPRHCRIRLTRTRDAVVLEVENDGAGAAASSGGPDGGGSGLAGLRERLGALGGTLGAGPAGDDLFRVTATVPLAASSRARPDGRAAPSSAVASVPASPEER; this is encoded by the coding sequence GTGATCACTCGGGTACGGGACTGGCGGCGCGGCTGGCACGAACGCAGCAAGCTCCAGCGCATCGACCTCTACACCCGGATCACGCTCTGCACACTCCCCTGGATCTTCCTCGTGACCTGGGGGCTGCTGCCCCTCGGCAAGGCCCTCGGCCGCGGCGCGCCGGCGGTGTCCCTGGGAGCGGCGTTCCTCGCGGTGAACGCCGCCCAGTGCGTGCTGAGCAACCGCAACGTGGCCCCCGCCTTCGCCCACTACCGGGGCACCGAGCCCTTCCCCCGGCAGCGGCTGCGGCTCCCCGCCGTGTCGCTGGTGGTGCTCACCGGCCTGGTGGTGGCCCTCGCGGCGGTGGGGGCCGTCGACGACGCGGGGATGAGCCTGCTCGTGCTCGACCTGCCCCTGGCGTTCACGACCCCGTACGCGCTCATCGTCCCCGTCCGCAGGTACCTGCTCCACTGCGCGCTCTACGCCGCGGTGGCCGTGGCACTGATGGCGGCGGTCGGGGCGCCGGGACGCATGCTGTTCGGGTCCGCCTTCTCCCTGCTCGTCGCCTCCCTGCTGGTGCTCGTCTCGGCGCGCCCGAGCGCCTGGAGCCTGACCGCGATGTGGCAGGCGGAGGAGGCGCGGGACATGCAGGCCCGGCTGGCGGTGGCGGAGGAGCGGCTGCGGTTCGGCCGGGACATGCACGACGTGCTCGGCCGGAACCTGTCGGTGATCGCGCTGAAGAGCGAGCTGGCCGTGGAACTGGCCCAGCGCGGGAACCCGGCGGCGGTGGACCAGATGGTCGAGGTGCAGCGGATCGCCCGCGCCTCCCAGCAGGAGGTCCGCGATGTCGTCCGGGGCTACCGGGAGGCCGACCTGCCCACCGAACTCATGGGCGCGCGCAGCGTGCTGGAGGCGGCCGGGATCTCCGTGGGCGTCGAGGGCGCGGACGGGCCGGCCGGGATCGGGGCCCCGGCGGCGGTGCAGGCCGCGCTCGGCTGGGTGGTGCGCGAGACGGCGACGAACGTCCTGCGCCACGGCGACCCGCGCCACTGCCGGATCCGGCTCACGCGGACACGGGACGCGGTGGTCCTGGAGGTCGAGAACGACGGGGCCGGTGCCGCCGCCTCGTCCGGCGGCCCGGACGGCGGCGGTTCGGGCCTGGCCGGGCTGCGCGAACGGCTCGGAGCGCTCGGCGGGACGCTCGGCGCGGGACCGGCCGGGGACGATCTCTTCCGGGTGACGGCGACCGTGCCGCTGGCAGCCTCGTCCCGTGCGCGGCCGGACGGCCGCGCCGCCCCCTCCTCCGCCGTCGCTTCCGTACCCGCTTCTCCGGAGGAACGATGA